One segment of Ziziphus jujuba cultivar Dongzao chromosome 12, ASM3175591v1 DNA contains the following:
- the LOC112490409 gene encoding AMP deaminase isoform X1 yields MDSSSSSSSSSSATSSIHLAMAALVGGSLMAISAFYIHKRSVDQVLQRLIELRRTTLEERFVAEDEDDNGEGDEEEEEEEGHDDDGEEGFGSDGDMAINRKMLGRSVSRSVDENFLRSYRISSSLPNVAFGNSDWVEEDGKFDRLPNFRAQGFSSSLDKLNCIPLGLPPLRTNQRRGEDRSISRSGSHTMVGSVGRLVTPRSPGRNAFNVEEDSDDDRTELANEDDMFFNYGNIDTSVNVQDVNSELRNSSSAPMRSNDGNRMQDQTRDVTVNEAKADLQGERKIDSTSYHFAGTGPNFSGMILPLNTSVQGSETINKEDEEVRKMIRECLDLRQKYLYRENVYPWMKVEVDEIGSSEGKSNPFHFKPVEASAHSFKMEDGVGHVYAKENDAEELFPVANSTTFFTDMHHLLKVMSVGNVRSACHHRLRFLEEKFRLHLLVKADREFLAQKGAPHRDFYNIRKVDTHVHHSACMNQKQLLRFIKLKLRKEPDEVVIFRDGKYLTLKEVFESLDLTGYDLNVDLLDVHADKSTFHRFDKFNLKYNPCGQSRLREIFLKQDNLIQGRFLAEVTKQVLLDLEASKYQMAEYRISIYGRKQSEWDQLASWFVNNSIYSENAVWLIQLPRLYNVYKKLGIVTSFQNILDNVFIPLFEVTIDPNSHPQLHLFLMQVVGFDIVDDESKPERRPTKHMPTPAEWTNEFNPAYSYYAYYCYANLYTLNKLRELKGMPTIKFRPHCGEAGDIDHLAAGFLLCHNISHGINLRKSPVLQYLYYLAQVGLCMSPLSNNSLFLDYHRNPFPVFFQRGLNVSLSTDDPLQIHLTKEPLVEEYSVAAKVWKLSACDLCEIARNSVYHSGFSHFAKAHWLGSRYFLRGPEGNDIHKTNVPNIRIEFRHECFCRHGRRNYSISIQEKPGFLKKKTPKVYIYVLWKILDF; encoded by the exons atggactCGTCGTCTTCGTCATCCTCTTCATCTTCAGCAACCTCGTCTATACACTTAGCCATGGCGGCTTTGGTCGGAGGCTCTCTGATGGCCATTTCCGCCTTCTACATCCACAAGCGCAGTGTCGACCAAGTCCTCCAGCGGCTTATTGAGCTCCGCCGCACTACTCTCGAGGAACGCTTCGTTGCCGAAGACGAAGACGACAATGGAGAAGGGgacgaagaagaggaagaagaagaaggccaCGATGATGATGGAGAGGAAGGGTTTGGTTCCGATGGAGATATGGCTATCAATCGGAAAATGTTGGGAAGAAGCGTATCTAGGTCTGTAGATGAGAACTTCCTTCGCTCTTATAGAATATCGTCTTCGTTGCCGAATGTGGCTTTTGGGAACAGCGATTGGGTTGAGGAAGATGGTAAATTTGATCGACTGCCTAATTTTAGAGCTCAaggattttcttcttctttagatAAGCTTAATTGCATTCCTTTAGGGCTTCCACCTCTACGTACTAATCAAAGACGTG GGGAGGATCGGTCAATTAGCCGCTCTGGTTCTCATACGATGGTGGGATCTGTTGGAAGGTTAGTGACACCGAGATCCCCGGGCCGCAATGCTTTTAATGTTGAGGAAGATTCTGATGATGATAGAACAGAGCTTGCGAATGAAGATGATATGTTTTTCAACTATGGAAACATAGACACTTCCGTTAATGTGCAG GATGTAAATTCGGAACTTCGAAATTCTTCTTCTGCTCCAATGAGAAGTAATGATGGAAATCGTATGCAAGATCAAACACGTGATGTGACTGTGAATGAAGCAAAAGCTGATCTGCAAGGCGAGAGGAAAATAGATTCAACTTCATATCACTTTGCTGGCACTGGTCCAAATTTTTCTGGCATGATTTTACCTCTGAATACTTCAGTTCAAG GTTCAGAGACAATTaacaaagaagatgaagaagtgcGGAAAATGATTCGAGAATGCTTGGATTTGCGTCAGAAGTACCTTTATAGAGAAAATGTCTATCCATGGATGAAAGTGGAGGTGGATGAAATTGGTTCATCGGAGGGTAAAAGCAATCCGTTTCATTTTAAGCCTGTTGAAGCATCAGCT CATTCCTTCAAGATGGAAGATGGTGTTGGGCATGTTTATGCAAAAGAAAATG ATGCTGAAGAACTTTTCCCTGTTGCAAATTCGACAACATTTTTCACTGATATGCATCATCTTTTAAAAGTTAtgtctgttggaaatgttcgcTCTGCTTGCCATCATAGATTAAGATTTCTTGAGGAG AAATTCCGTCTTCATCTCTTAGTAAAAGCAGATAGGGAGTTTCTGGCTCAAAAGGGTGCTCCACATCGTGATTTTTACAACATTCGAAAAGTAGATACACATGTGCATCATTCTGCTTGCATGAATCAGAAGCAGCTTTTGCGCTTTATCAAGTTGAAGCTAAGAAAGGAACCTGATGAG GTTGTTATATTCAGAGATGGAAAGTATCTTACACTTAAGGAAGTTTTTGAGAGTTTGGATTTGACAGG GTATGATCTGAATGTTGATTTATTGGATGTTCATGCTGATAAAAGTACCTTTCATCGATTTGACAAATTCAACCTAAAGTACAATCCATGTGGACAAAGCAGATTGAGAGAGATATTCTTGAAGCAAGACAATCTTATTCAAG GACGGTTTTTGGCTGAAGTGACAAAACAAGTTTTACTAGATCTTGAAGCTAGCAAATACCAG ATGGCGGAGTACAGGATTTCGATTTATGGAAGAAAACAAAGTGAATGGGATCAATTGGCTAGTTGGTTTGTCAACAATTCGATTTATAGTGAGAACGCTGTTTGGTTAATACAG CTTCCTCGGCTATACAATGTCTACAAGAAATTGGGAATTGTTACCTCTTTCCAGAATATTTTAGATAATGTCTTTATTCCACTCTTTGAAGTCACAATTGATCCAAATTCTCATCCACAGCTACATCTGTTCCTGATGCAG GTGGTGGGCTTTGACATTGTAGATGATGAAAGTAAGCCAGAGAGACGCCCAACAAAACACATGCCTACACCTGCTGAATGGACCAATGAATTTAATCCTGCATATTCTTATTATGCCTATTACTGCTATGCAAATTTATACACTCTTAACAAG CTACGGGAATTAAAAGGAAtgccaacaataaaatttcgaCCACATTGTGGAGAG GCTGGTGATATTGATCATTTGGCAGCTGGGTTCCTTCTGTGCCATAATATTTCTCATGGGATAAACCTGCGAAAGTCTCCTGTTTTACAGTATCTGTATTATCTGGCACAG GTTGGATTATGTATGTCACCTTTGAGTAATAATTCTCTTTTCTTGGACTACCACCGAAATCCCTTTCCTGTGTTCTTCCAACGAGGCCTAAATGTCTCACTATCAACTGATGATCCTTTGCAAATACATTTAACTAAAGAGCCACTGGTCGAAGAATATAGTGTTGCAGCTAAG GTATGGAAGCTCAGTGCTTGTGACCTTTGTGAGATAGCGAGAAATTCTGTTTATCATTCTGGCTTTTCTCATTTTGCAAAG GCCCACTGGCTTGGTAGTAGATACTTCTTGAGAGGTCCTGAAGGAAATGATATTCATAAGACAAATGTACCAAACATACGGATTGAGTTTCGGCATGAG TGTTTTTGCAGACATGGAAGGAGGAATTACAGTATATCTATTCAGGAAAAGCCAGGATTCCTGAAGAAGAAGACCcctaaagtgtatatatatgtactctGGAAAATTCTGGATTTCTGA
- the LOC112490409 gene encoding AMP deaminase isoform X4: MDSSSSSSSSSSATSSIHLAMAALVGGSLMAISAFYIHKRSVDQVLQRLIELRRTTLEERFVAEDEDDNGEGDEEEEEEEGHDDDGEEGFGSDGDMAINRKMLGRSVSRSVDENFLRSYRISSSLPNVAFGNSDWVEEDGKFDRLPNFRAQGFSSSLDKLNCIPLGLPPLRTNQRRGEDRSISRSGSHTMVGSVGRLVTPRSPGRNAFNVEEDSDDDRTELANEDDMFFNYGNIDTSVNVQDVNSELRNSSSAPMRSNDGNRMQDQTRDVTVNEAKADLQGERKIDSTSYHFAGTGPNFSGMILPLNTSVQGSETINKEDEEVRKMIRECLDLRQKYLYRENVYPWMKVEVDEIGSSEGKSNPFHFKPVEASAHSFKMEDGVGHVYAKENDAEELFPVANSTTFFTDMHHLLKVMSVGNVRSACHHRLRFLEEKFRLHLLVKADREFLAQKGAPHRDFYNIRKVDTHVHHSACMNQKQLLRFIKLKLRKEPDEVVIFRDGKYLTLKEVFESLDLTGYDLNVDLLDVHADKSTFHRFDKFNLKYNPCGQSRLREIFLKQDNLIQGRFLAEVTKQVLLDLEASKYQMAEYRISIYGRKQSEWDQLASWFVNNSIYSENAVWLIQLPRLYNVYKKLGIVTSFQNILDNVFIPLFEVTIDPNSHPQLHLFLMQVVGFDIVDDESKPERRPTKHMPTPAEWTNEFNPAYSYYAYYCYANLYTLNKLRELKGMPTIKFRPHCGEAGDIDHLAAGFLLCHNISHGINLRKSPVLQYLYYLAQVGLCMSPLSNNSLFLDYHRNPFPVFFQRGLNVSLSTDDPLQIHLTKEPLVEEYSVAAKAHWLGSRYFLRGPEGNDIHKTNVPNIRIEFRHETWKEELQYIYSGKARIPEEEDP, encoded by the exons atggactCGTCGTCTTCGTCATCCTCTTCATCTTCAGCAACCTCGTCTATACACTTAGCCATGGCGGCTTTGGTCGGAGGCTCTCTGATGGCCATTTCCGCCTTCTACATCCACAAGCGCAGTGTCGACCAAGTCCTCCAGCGGCTTATTGAGCTCCGCCGCACTACTCTCGAGGAACGCTTCGTTGCCGAAGACGAAGACGACAATGGAGAAGGGgacgaagaagaggaagaagaagaaggccaCGATGATGATGGAGAGGAAGGGTTTGGTTCCGATGGAGATATGGCTATCAATCGGAAAATGTTGGGAAGAAGCGTATCTAGGTCTGTAGATGAGAACTTCCTTCGCTCTTATAGAATATCGTCTTCGTTGCCGAATGTGGCTTTTGGGAACAGCGATTGGGTTGAGGAAGATGGTAAATTTGATCGACTGCCTAATTTTAGAGCTCAaggattttcttcttctttagatAAGCTTAATTGCATTCCTTTAGGGCTTCCACCTCTACGTACTAATCAAAGACGTG GGGAGGATCGGTCAATTAGCCGCTCTGGTTCTCATACGATGGTGGGATCTGTTGGAAGGTTAGTGACACCGAGATCCCCGGGCCGCAATGCTTTTAATGTTGAGGAAGATTCTGATGATGATAGAACAGAGCTTGCGAATGAAGATGATATGTTTTTCAACTATGGAAACATAGACACTTCCGTTAATGTGCAG GATGTAAATTCGGAACTTCGAAATTCTTCTTCTGCTCCAATGAGAAGTAATGATGGAAATCGTATGCAAGATCAAACACGTGATGTGACTGTGAATGAAGCAAAAGCTGATCTGCAAGGCGAGAGGAAAATAGATTCAACTTCATATCACTTTGCTGGCACTGGTCCAAATTTTTCTGGCATGATTTTACCTCTGAATACTTCAGTTCAAG GTTCAGAGACAATTaacaaagaagatgaagaagtgcGGAAAATGATTCGAGAATGCTTGGATTTGCGTCAGAAGTACCTTTATAGAGAAAATGTCTATCCATGGATGAAAGTGGAGGTGGATGAAATTGGTTCATCGGAGGGTAAAAGCAATCCGTTTCATTTTAAGCCTGTTGAAGCATCAGCT CATTCCTTCAAGATGGAAGATGGTGTTGGGCATGTTTATGCAAAAGAAAATG ATGCTGAAGAACTTTTCCCTGTTGCAAATTCGACAACATTTTTCACTGATATGCATCATCTTTTAAAAGTTAtgtctgttggaaatgttcgcTCTGCTTGCCATCATAGATTAAGATTTCTTGAGGAG AAATTCCGTCTTCATCTCTTAGTAAAAGCAGATAGGGAGTTTCTGGCTCAAAAGGGTGCTCCACATCGTGATTTTTACAACATTCGAAAAGTAGATACACATGTGCATCATTCTGCTTGCATGAATCAGAAGCAGCTTTTGCGCTTTATCAAGTTGAAGCTAAGAAAGGAACCTGATGAG GTTGTTATATTCAGAGATGGAAAGTATCTTACACTTAAGGAAGTTTTTGAGAGTTTGGATTTGACAGG GTATGATCTGAATGTTGATTTATTGGATGTTCATGCTGATAAAAGTACCTTTCATCGATTTGACAAATTCAACCTAAAGTACAATCCATGTGGACAAAGCAGATTGAGAGAGATATTCTTGAAGCAAGACAATCTTATTCAAG GACGGTTTTTGGCTGAAGTGACAAAACAAGTTTTACTAGATCTTGAAGCTAGCAAATACCAG ATGGCGGAGTACAGGATTTCGATTTATGGAAGAAAACAAAGTGAATGGGATCAATTGGCTAGTTGGTTTGTCAACAATTCGATTTATAGTGAGAACGCTGTTTGGTTAATACAG CTTCCTCGGCTATACAATGTCTACAAGAAATTGGGAATTGTTACCTCTTTCCAGAATATTTTAGATAATGTCTTTATTCCACTCTTTGAAGTCACAATTGATCCAAATTCTCATCCACAGCTACATCTGTTCCTGATGCAG GTGGTGGGCTTTGACATTGTAGATGATGAAAGTAAGCCAGAGAGACGCCCAACAAAACACATGCCTACACCTGCTGAATGGACCAATGAATTTAATCCTGCATATTCTTATTATGCCTATTACTGCTATGCAAATTTATACACTCTTAACAAG CTACGGGAATTAAAAGGAAtgccaacaataaaatttcgaCCACATTGTGGAGAG GCTGGTGATATTGATCATTTGGCAGCTGGGTTCCTTCTGTGCCATAATATTTCTCATGGGATAAACCTGCGAAAGTCTCCTGTTTTACAGTATCTGTATTATCTGGCACAG GTTGGATTATGTATGTCACCTTTGAGTAATAATTCTCTTTTCTTGGACTACCACCGAAATCCCTTTCCTGTGTTCTTCCAACGAGGCCTAAATGTCTCACTATCAACTGATGATCCTTTGCAAATACATTTAACTAAAGAGCCACTGGTCGAAGAATATAGTGTTGCAGCTAAG GCCCACTGGCTTGGTAGTAGATACTTCTTGAGAGGTCCTGAAGGAAATGATATTCATAAGACAAATGTACCAAACATACGGATTGAGTTTCGGCATGAG ACATGGAAGGAGGAATTACAGTATATCTATTCAGGAAAAGCCAGGATTCCTGAAGAAGAAGACCcctaa
- the LOC112490409 gene encoding probable AMP deaminase isoform X3, whose product MDSSSSSSSSSSATSSIHLAMAALVGGSLMAISAFYIHKRSVDQVLQRLIELRRTTLEERFVAEDEDDNGEGDEEEEEEEGHDDDGEEGFGSDGDMAINRKMLGRSVSRSVDENFLRSYRISSSLPNVAFGNSDWVEEDGKFDRLPNFRAQGFSSSLDKLNCIPLGLPPLRTNQRRGEDRSISRSGSHTMVGSVGRLVTPRSPGRNAFNVEEDSDDDRTELANEDDMFFNYGNIDTSVNVQDVNSELRNSSSAPMRSNDGNRMQDQTRDVTVNEAKADLQGERKIDSTSYHFAGTGPNFSGMILPLNTSVQGSETINKEDEEVRKMIRECLDLRQKYLYRENVYPWMKVEVDEIGSSEGKSNPFHFKPVEASAHSFKMEDGVGHVYAKENDAEELFPVANSTTFFTDMHHLLKVMSVGNVRSACHHRLRFLEEKFRLHLLVKADREFLAQKGAPHRDFYNIRKVDTHVHHSACMNQKQLLRFIKLKLRKEPDEVVIFRDGKYLTLKEVFESLDLTGYDLNVDLLDVHADKSTFHRFDKFNLKYNPCGQSRLREIFLKQDNLIQGRFLAEVTKQVLLDLEASKYQMAEYRISIYGRKQSEWDQLASWFVNNSIYSENAVWLIQLPRLYNVYKKLGIVTSFQNILDNVFIPLFEVTIDPNSHPQLHLFLMQVVGFDIVDDESKPERRPTKHMPTPAEWTNEFNPAYSYYAYYCYANLYTLNKLRELKGMPTIKFRPHCGEAGDIDHLAAGFLLCHNISHGINLRKSPVLQYLYYLAQVGLCMSPLSNNSLFLDYHRNPFPVFFQRGLNVSLSTDDPLQIHLTKEPLVEEYSVAAKAHWLGSRYFLRGPEGNDIHKTNVPNIRIEFRHECFCRHGRRNYSISIQEKPGFLKKKTPKVYIYVLWKILDF is encoded by the exons atggactCGTCGTCTTCGTCATCCTCTTCATCTTCAGCAACCTCGTCTATACACTTAGCCATGGCGGCTTTGGTCGGAGGCTCTCTGATGGCCATTTCCGCCTTCTACATCCACAAGCGCAGTGTCGACCAAGTCCTCCAGCGGCTTATTGAGCTCCGCCGCACTACTCTCGAGGAACGCTTCGTTGCCGAAGACGAAGACGACAATGGAGAAGGGgacgaagaagaggaagaagaagaaggccaCGATGATGATGGAGAGGAAGGGTTTGGTTCCGATGGAGATATGGCTATCAATCGGAAAATGTTGGGAAGAAGCGTATCTAGGTCTGTAGATGAGAACTTCCTTCGCTCTTATAGAATATCGTCTTCGTTGCCGAATGTGGCTTTTGGGAACAGCGATTGGGTTGAGGAAGATGGTAAATTTGATCGACTGCCTAATTTTAGAGCTCAaggattttcttcttctttagatAAGCTTAATTGCATTCCTTTAGGGCTTCCACCTCTACGTACTAATCAAAGACGTG GGGAGGATCGGTCAATTAGCCGCTCTGGTTCTCATACGATGGTGGGATCTGTTGGAAGGTTAGTGACACCGAGATCCCCGGGCCGCAATGCTTTTAATGTTGAGGAAGATTCTGATGATGATAGAACAGAGCTTGCGAATGAAGATGATATGTTTTTCAACTATGGAAACATAGACACTTCCGTTAATGTGCAG GATGTAAATTCGGAACTTCGAAATTCTTCTTCTGCTCCAATGAGAAGTAATGATGGAAATCGTATGCAAGATCAAACACGTGATGTGACTGTGAATGAAGCAAAAGCTGATCTGCAAGGCGAGAGGAAAATAGATTCAACTTCATATCACTTTGCTGGCACTGGTCCAAATTTTTCTGGCATGATTTTACCTCTGAATACTTCAGTTCAAG GTTCAGAGACAATTaacaaagaagatgaagaagtgcGGAAAATGATTCGAGAATGCTTGGATTTGCGTCAGAAGTACCTTTATAGAGAAAATGTCTATCCATGGATGAAAGTGGAGGTGGATGAAATTGGTTCATCGGAGGGTAAAAGCAATCCGTTTCATTTTAAGCCTGTTGAAGCATCAGCT CATTCCTTCAAGATGGAAGATGGTGTTGGGCATGTTTATGCAAAAGAAAATG ATGCTGAAGAACTTTTCCCTGTTGCAAATTCGACAACATTTTTCACTGATATGCATCATCTTTTAAAAGTTAtgtctgttggaaatgttcgcTCTGCTTGCCATCATAGATTAAGATTTCTTGAGGAG AAATTCCGTCTTCATCTCTTAGTAAAAGCAGATAGGGAGTTTCTGGCTCAAAAGGGTGCTCCACATCGTGATTTTTACAACATTCGAAAAGTAGATACACATGTGCATCATTCTGCTTGCATGAATCAGAAGCAGCTTTTGCGCTTTATCAAGTTGAAGCTAAGAAAGGAACCTGATGAG GTTGTTATATTCAGAGATGGAAAGTATCTTACACTTAAGGAAGTTTTTGAGAGTTTGGATTTGACAGG GTATGATCTGAATGTTGATTTATTGGATGTTCATGCTGATAAAAGTACCTTTCATCGATTTGACAAATTCAACCTAAAGTACAATCCATGTGGACAAAGCAGATTGAGAGAGATATTCTTGAAGCAAGACAATCTTATTCAAG GACGGTTTTTGGCTGAAGTGACAAAACAAGTTTTACTAGATCTTGAAGCTAGCAAATACCAG ATGGCGGAGTACAGGATTTCGATTTATGGAAGAAAACAAAGTGAATGGGATCAATTGGCTAGTTGGTTTGTCAACAATTCGATTTATAGTGAGAACGCTGTTTGGTTAATACAG CTTCCTCGGCTATACAATGTCTACAAGAAATTGGGAATTGTTACCTCTTTCCAGAATATTTTAGATAATGTCTTTATTCCACTCTTTGAAGTCACAATTGATCCAAATTCTCATCCACAGCTACATCTGTTCCTGATGCAG GTGGTGGGCTTTGACATTGTAGATGATGAAAGTAAGCCAGAGAGACGCCCAACAAAACACATGCCTACACCTGCTGAATGGACCAATGAATTTAATCCTGCATATTCTTATTATGCCTATTACTGCTATGCAAATTTATACACTCTTAACAAG CTACGGGAATTAAAAGGAAtgccaacaataaaatttcgaCCACATTGTGGAGAG GCTGGTGATATTGATCATTTGGCAGCTGGGTTCCTTCTGTGCCATAATATTTCTCATGGGATAAACCTGCGAAAGTCTCCTGTTTTACAGTATCTGTATTATCTGGCACAG GTTGGATTATGTATGTCACCTTTGAGTAATAATTCTCTTTTCTTGGACTACCACCGAAATCCCTTTCCTGTGTTCTTCCAACGAGGCCTAAATGTCTCACTATCAACTGATGATCCTTTGCAAATACATTTAACTAAAGAGCCACTGGTCGAAGAATATAGTGTTGCAGCTAAG GCCCACTGGCTTGGTAGTAGATACTTCTTGAGAGGTCCTGAAGGAAATGATATTCATAAGACAAATGTACCAAACATACGGATTGAGTTTCGGCATGAG TGTTTTTGCAGACATGGAAGGAGGAATTACAGTATATCTATTCAGGAAAAGCCAGGATTCCTGAAGAAGAAGACCcctaaagtgtatatatatgtactctGGAAAATTCTGGATTTCTGA
- the LOC112490409 gene encoding AMP deaminase isoform X2 gives MDSSSSSSSSSSATSSIHLAMAALVGGSLMAISAFYIHKRSVDQVLQRLIELRRTTLEERFVAEDEDDNGEGDEEEEEEEGHDDDGEEGFGSDGDMAINRKMLGRSVSRSVDENFLRSYRISSSLPNVAFGNSDWVEEDGKFDRLPNFRAQGFSSSLDKLNCIPLGLPPLRTNQRRGEDRSISRSGSHTMVGSVGRLVTPRSPGRNAFNVEEDSDDDRTELANEDDMFFNYGNIDTSVNVQDVNSELRNSSSAPMRSNDGNRMQDQTRDVTVNEAKADLQGERKIDSTSYHFAGTGPNFSGMILPLNTSVQGSETINKEDEEVRKMIRECLDLRQKYLYRENVYPWMKVEVDEIGSSEGKSNPFHFKPVEASAHSFKMEDGVGHVYAKENDAEELFPVANSTTFFTDMHHLLKVMSVGNVRSACHHRLRFLEEKFRLHLLVKADREFLAQKGAPHRDFYNIRKVDTHVHHSACMNQKQLLRFIKLKLRKEPDEVVIFRDGKYLTLKEVFESLDLTGYDLNVDLLDVHADKSTFHRFDKFNLKYNPCGQSRLREIFLKQDNLIQGRFLAEVTKQVLLDLEASKYQMAEYRISIYGRKQSEWDQLASWFVNNSIYSENAVWLIQLPRLYNVYKKLGIVTSFQNILDNVFIPLFEVTIDPNSHPQLHLFLMQVVGFDIVDDESKPERRPTKHMPTPAEWTNEFNPAYSYYAYYCYANLYTLNKLRELKGMPTIKFRPHCGEAGDIDHLAAGFLLCHNISHGINLRKSPVLQYLYYLAQVGLCMSPLSNNSLFLDYHRNPFPVFFQRGLNVSLSTDDPLQIHLTKEPLVEEYSVAAKVWKLSACDLCEIARNSVYHSGFSHFAKAHWLGSRYFLRGPEGNDIHKTNVPNIRIEFRHETWKEELQYIYSGKARIPEEEDP, from the exons atggactCGTCGTCTTCGTCATCCTCTTCATCTTCAGCAACCTCGTCTATACACTTAGCCATGGCGGCTTTGGTCGGAGGCTCTCTGATGGCCATTTCCGCCTTCTACATCCACAAGCGCAGTGTCGACCAAGTCCTCCAGCGGCTTATTGAGCTCCGCCGCACTACTCTCGAGGAACGCTTCGTTGCCGAAGACGAAGACGACAATGGAGAAGGGgacgaagaagaggaagaagaagaaggccaCGATGATGATGGAGAGGAAGGGTTTGGTTCCGATGGAGATATGGCTATCAATCGGAAAATGTTGGGAAGAAGCGTATCTAGGTCTGTAGATGAGAACTTCCTTCGCTCTTATAGAATATCGTCTTCGTTGCCGAATGTGGCTTTTGGGAACAGCGATTGGGTTGAGGAAGATGGTAAATTTGATCGACTGCCTAATTTTAGAGCTCAaggattttcttcttctttagatAAGCTTAATTGCATTCCTTTAGGGCTTCCACCTCTACGTACTAATCAAAGACGTG GGGAGGATCGGTCAATTAGCCGCTCTGGTTCTCATACGATGGTGGGATCTGTTGGAAGGTTAGTGACACCGAGATCCCCGGGCCGCAATGCTTTTAATGTTGAGGAAGATTCTGATGATGATAGAACAGAGCTTGCGAATGAAGATGATATGTTTTTCAACTATGGAAACATAGACACTTCCGTTAATGTGCAG GATGTAAATTCGGAACTTCGAAATTCTTCTTCTGCTCCAATGAGAAGTAATGATGGAAATCGTATGCAAGATCAAACACGTGATGTGACTGTGAATGAAGCAAAAGCTGATCTGCAAGGCGAGAGGAAAATAGATTCAACTTCATATCACTTTGCTGGCACTGGTCCAAATTTTTCTGGCATGATTTTACCTCTGAATACTTCAGTTCAAG GTTCAGAGACAATTaacaaagaagatgaagaagtgcGGAAAATGATTCGAGAATGCTTGGATTTGCGTCAGAAGTACCTTTATAGAGAAAATGTCTATCCATGGATGAAAGTGGAGGTGGATGAAATTGGTTCATCGGAGGGTAAAAGCAATCCGTTTCATTTTAAGCCTGTTGAAGCATCAGCT CATTCCTTCAAGATGGAAGATGGTGTTGGGCATGTTTATGCAAAAGAAAATG ATGCTGAAGAACTTTTCCCTGTTGCAAATTCGACAACATTTTTCACTGATATGCATCATCTTTTAAAAGTTAtgtctgttggaaatgttcgcTCTGCTTGCCATCATAGATTAAGATTTCTTGAGGAG AAATTCCGTCTTCATCTCTTAGTAAAAGCAGATAGGGAGTTTCTGGCTCAAAAGGGTGCTCCACATCGTGATTTTTACAACATTCGAAAAGTAGATACACATGTGCATCATTCTGCTTGCATGAATCAGAAGCAGCTTTTGCGCTTTATCAAGTTGAAGCTAAGAAAGGAACCTGATGAG GTTGTTATATTCAGAGATGGAAAGTATCTTACACTTAAGGAAGTTTTTGAGAGTTTGGATTTGACAGG GTATGATCTGAATGTTGATTTATTGGATGTTCATGCTGATAAAAGTACCTTTCATCGATTTGACAAATTCAACCTAAAGTACAATCCATGTGGACAAAGCAGATTGAGAGAGATATTCTTGAAGCAAGACAATCTTATTCAAG GACGGTTTTTGGCTGAAGTGACAAAACAAGTTTTACTAGATCTTGAAGCTAGCAAATACCAG ATGGCGGAGTACAGGATTTCGATTTATGGAAGAAAACAAAGTGAATGGGATCAATTGGCTAGTTGGTTTGTCAACAATTCGATTTATAGTGAGAACGCTGTTTGGTTAATACAG CTTCCTCGGCTATACAATGTCTACAAGAAATTGGGAATTGTTACCTCTTTCCAGAATATTTTAGATAATGTCTTTATTCCACTCTTTGAAGTCACAATTGATCCAAATTCTCATCCACAGCTACATCTGTTCCTGATGCAG GTGGTGGGCTTTGACATTGTAGATGATGAAAGTAAGCCAGAGAGACGCCCAACAAAACACATGCCTACACCTGCTGAATGGACCAATGAATTTAATCCTGCATATTCTTATTATGCCTATTACTGCTATGCAAATTTATACACTCTTAACAAG CTACGGGAATTAAAAGGAAtgccaacaataaaatttcgaCCACATTGTGGAGAG GCTGGTGATATTGATCATTTGGCAGCTGGGTTCCTTCTGTGCCATAATATTTCTCATGGGATAAACCTGCGAAAGTCTCCTGTTTTACAGTATCTGTATTATCTGGCACAG GTTGGATTATGTATGTCACCTTTGAGTAATAATTCTCTTTTCTTGGACTACCACCGAAATCCCTTTCCTGTGTTCTTCCAACGAGGCCTAAATGTCTCACTATCAACTGATGATCCTTTGCAAATACATTTAACTAAAGAGCCACTGGTCGAAGAATATAGTGTTGCAGCTAAG GTATGGAAGCTCAGTGCTTGTGACCTTTGTGAGATAGCGAGAAATTCTGTTTATCATTCTGGCTTTTCTCATTTTGCAAAG GCCCACTGGCTTGGTAGTAGATACTTCTTGAGAGGTCCTGAAGGAAATGATATTCATAAGACAAATGTACCAAACATACGGATTGAGTTTCGGCATGAG ACATGGAAGGAGGAATTACAGTATATCTATTCAGGAAAAGCCAGGATTCCTGAAGAAGAAGACCcctaa